GACTGTTTGAATGTTTGAAAGCGTATTTCTTTATTTTCCgcactgtgtttgtgtgtgtgtgcggtcaTCCCATTCTCGTAAAGAATGGCTGACACCACTAGAATGAGGATATCGTTTTATTTATGCCCAAGAGTGCACTACGGCCTCTCTGAATTACgatatgcaatttttttttggtAAATCTAATGTAATATTGTCTAATAGCTAATTTATGTCGTGGTACACATAACCATTAATTTGATGTTgtgttttttaaaagaaaatccATCAGACGATGTTTTATCCGATCTTTGTTAACCATGAAGTGCAACTAAAACTGTTAAGCTATCACAACCTTAGTATTTCCTCAAATTCTTCGTAATGTTATATAAACTCCTAACATCACATTTGTGCTTAGAGTCTATGGTATACTTGTGCTGAGCACATTTCTTCTTCATGTTTGAGGGTGATAGTCGCACCTTACTATCCCTCCACTTCGCGCCTCTTCTTCTGTTACCATAACGCAAAGTTACTCACCTTTAAGATTCCGTAGGCACACTCCGTCGGATGGGCTGTCGGTGCTGATGCTCTTTACTTCTTCAAAACGTCAATAAATTTAAGGGAAAGCCGTAATATTTCTGCACGAAGACATTTTGAACGATGTATTTCAATGAAACAAGGCATACTAATTTGAAATGCAATATAACCTAGTTAGTTTTCGCTACACCTAAGAACACAGTTTCTTATCGAGTTGTACTTATCTAGAGGAACGAACACATCTGATACCTCTCGACCCAGCGGCTTGAAGCGTTATTATATCGTGCTCCCCTAATTTTCGTTATTCCTCATTTTCTGCACTTACATACAACGATCGCCTTGTATTTCCAGGACTGTTCACCAGTGTGACGTCTCTGCGCTACTTGCTGCTCAGAGACAACCGACTGCGCGTGGTTCCACCTTCCGGCACTCTGCCGGAGCGGCCAATATCGCTTGATCTGAGGGAGAACCACCTGCAGACCGTCGAGGACTTTGGAGTGTTCGGCTCGTCGCGAGTCTGGCTGGACGGCAACAGGTGGCGCTGCGGCTGCTCGCTGGAGCCAGTGCTCAGGGAGGCCGCCTCTGTGCGCCAGTTGCGCTGGTTCCAGCAGCGACCGCTCTGTTACCAGGACCATGACGGCCGTCGGCTCGTCATCGAAGAAGGCGTCTCCCAGTGTCACATCTCCATCACGTCCAGTGCCGGCAGCGCTACGACCTCCCGTGCTGTTCATAGCCCTTCTTCAACAACTTTCGATAAAATTTATAGTGACGCACTGCCTAAAAGTGCAACATCTAGTGCTGTAGGTTGGAGACCTGGTAATAACATCTCTCAAACGGCTACTTCATTGACCGACGTATCTGTGAGTGACGCCCCATATGTTTCCAGTCCTGAAACTCCTACTCCAGAGACTGGAAGCGGTGAAACTAGTGCCTCTGACTCTTCTCATGTTGATACCACTACCTCCGAAGTTAGTAGCTCTGATACTGGTGCCCCTGTGACCTACAGTTCTGAAACAGCTACCTCAACAATTGGCAGTACTGAAAATGAAAGCCTTAGTACTTCGTATAGTGAAACTACAACCCCAGATATCAGTAACTCCCAATTTGACCGTCTTGGGACTTCCGAAACTGATACGTTAGGGACCAGCAGCGGTGACACAGACACCAGTCCAGAAAGTGGAGGTTCTGGGAGTCTCAGTCCTTTAGAATCTAGCACTAAATCGGACACACTTCTAGACCCAGACTACGAAGTTAATCTTCGTGAACAAGGCTCTGGGCGGATTACTTACAGCACAACAAATGATACTAACAACAGTGCAGCTGCtgacataaccgtttccagtcctGTAGATACTACCTCTGATATTAATACCTCTCAAACTGGCAGCACAGAAAAAGACGTGACTGAAACTGCTAGCCTCAAAACAACCAGCACCACAGTATCCGACTATGATAGTGATATATATTATAACATGATGACATATTAGCGAAGTATGAGAAATGGATTACTTATATTACTACTGCGAGATAATGTTGTTGCCTTCATTTTCCTTATTGAAGGACGCAGCGTTTTCTTTTAGTTTCTGGCATtttgtttattcaaagacactcaTGCAACACTACAATCGTCCACTGGAATGACGGTTATCGGAGGTAAAGTTCACTTTCTCAAAATTTCTGTTTAGCGCGGTCACTTGCGTTTTCTATGAGTCCACTC
This Schistocerca nitens isolate TAMUIC-IGC-003100 chromosome 1, iqSchNite1.1, whole genome shotgun sequence DNA region includes the following protein-coding sequences:
- the LOC126236631 gene encoding leucine-rich repeat-containing protein 15-like, translating into MRLLVLLRLLAAVCASRLDLPLQQPPPRVPCHSGAAAAVLAANQLLVAPPCCPSFRELFVHRNLITDVPEDWLLHCPHLEKLSVSRNALRRLPDGLLSAASSLRRLQASHNRLDSLPPRLLHNATSLQELDLSHNRLKELPPTFLETTTHLEELYLQGNSLVSIPEQLLAKCSGLRQLWLSGNRLARLPAGLLAAVPRLRALRLDHNEVAGVDAAAFQGNQQLRVVDLSSNRLTSLPSGLFTSVTSLRYLLLRDNRLRVVPPSGTLPERPISLDLRENHLQTVEDFGVFGSSRVWLDGNRWRCGCSLEPVLREAASVRQLRWFQQRPLCYQDHDGRRLVIEEGVSQCHISITSSAGSATTSRAVHSPSSTTFDKIYSDALPKSATSSAVGWRPGNNISQTATSLTDVSVSDAPYVSSPETPTPETGSGETSASDSSHVDTTTSEVSSSDTGAPVTYSSETATSTIGSTENESLSTSYSETTTPDISNSQFDRLGTSETDTLGTSSGDTDTSPESGGSGSLSPLESSTKSDTLLDPDYEVNLREQGSGRITYSTTNDTNNSAAADITVSSPVDTTSDINTSQTGSTEKDVTETASLKTTSTTVSDYDSDIYYNMMTY